The Orenia marismortui DSM 5156 genome has a window encoding:
- a CDS encoding putative metallopeptidase has protein sequence MADYMKDDGAIKKVADKVIKEEFPKLANLKIAYQFIDKARNSKGRTVAAEPNKIPGKLENFIGYDLVITVAEDIWTSAKDLKIREAIIDDALRTVHLEEKEGTAGFPRRLADDYYMLSDGKKVKGQKAAEEAQQNISDYDIKIYGYEVQANPGNFKKYGAWRKDLEKMKTTVLQPNLPLKAVGE, from the coding sequence ATGGCTGATTACATGAAGGATGATGGAGCGATAAAGAAGGTTGCAGATAAAGTGATTAAGGAGGAGTTCCCTAAATTAGCAAATCTTAAAATTGCCTATCAGTTTATCGATAAGGCTAGAAATTCTAAAGGAAGAACAGTAGCTGCTGAACCTAACAAGATACCAGGTAAACTAGAAAATTTTATAGGATATGATTTAGTTATCACAGTAGCAGAAGATATTTGGACGAGTGCTAAAGACCTCAAGATAAGAGAAGCGATAATCGATGATGCACTAAGGACTGTGCATTTGGAAGAAAAAGAAGGCACAGCAGGATTTCCTAGAAGATTAGCAGATGATTACTATATGTTATCAGATGGCAAGAAGGTGAAAGGGCAGAAAGCAGCAGAAGAAGCCCAACAGAATATATCTGACTATGATATTAAGATTTATGGTTATGAGGTCCAAGCTAATCCAGGTAACTTCAAAAAGTATGGAGCATGGAGAAAAGATTTGGAGAAGATGAAGACAACAGTGTTACAACCAAATTTGCCACTTAAGGCAGTAGGTGAATAG
- a CDS encoding Holliday junction resolvase RecU: MAINYGGRGQELEEEIELTNKEYLRRGLALVQKIATPVKVLNINDRTGRITNGFYEKKSTVDYIGVYDCIPIAFDAKETKVSTRFDLSNVKEHQYLYLTSWVSNGGIGFLIVQFVTRDETYYLPYEVLDRYWQGMLSGGRKSIPYDVVAKDKYRIEQGKGMILLDYLGTLKRNLVSTNEIKG; encoded by the coding sequence ATGGCTATTAATTATGGAGGGAGAGGCCAAGAATTAGAAGAAGAGATCGAATTAACCAATAAAGAATATCTGCGTCGGGGCTTAGCTCTGGTGCAGAAGATTGCAACACCTGTTAAGGTATTAAACATTAATGACCGAACCGGTAGAATCACTAATGGTTTTTACGAGAAAAAGTCTACAGTTGATTACATTGGCGTTTACGATTGTATACCAATAGCTTTTGATGCCAAAGAAACCAAAGTGTCTACTAGGTTTGATCTTAGCAACGTAAAGGAACACCAGTACTTGTATTTGACTAGCTGGGTATCAAATGGAGGAATAGGGTTTTTGATAGTTCAGTTTGTTACTCGTGATGAAACTTATTATCTTCCTTATGAAGTTTTAGATCGATACTGGCAAGGCATGTTGTCAGGAGGAAGAAAATCAATTCCTTATGATGTAGTGGCTAAGGATAAGTATAGAATTGAGCAAGGAAAAGGGATGATATTGCTTGATTATTTGGGAACTTTAAAAAGAAACTTGGTAAGCACTAATGAAATAAAGGGGTGA
- a CDS encoding ATP-binding protein: protein MAQIIQEDSKKVININQNTVKDASKIQNSKRSMYQSTTSDPVDKIKQIKWKQAWELQNGNADKTQFSCHICCDKKIVVKKEGNKFTADDCKCLEQKKLKERKQKEQKKYENSIKAAEIREEFEGKTFDDFQWLKGKKEAKYAAMDYVDNFDFYQSKGIGLTFVGKCGRGKTLLSHIVSQELLKKDHTVVNVVAKEFYDDIKATYDDPDKKTSDLITSAKEVDLLVIDNLNAQRFGFDEIDKLFIIINHRIENKKPTIINSTCSLDSLEKKLAPDHVSRLIGKNGDPIQISGIDMRKKHGEAITKLRQQNIGKLKNKTI, encoded by the coding sequence ATAGCTCAAATAATTCAAGAGGATTCCAAAAAGGTAATCAACATAAATCAGAATACGGTAAAGGATGCCTCGAAGATCCAGAACTCCAAGAGGTCGATGTATCAATCGACGACCTCTGATCCAGTAGATAAGATAAAGCAAATCAAATGGAAACAAGCTTGGGAGCTACAGAATGGAAATGCTGATAAAACTCAGTTTAGTTGTCACATTTGCTGTGATAAAAAGATAGTAGTAAAAAAAGAAGGAAATAAATTTACAGCTGATGATTGTAAGTGTTTAGAGCAGAAGAAATTAAAAGAGAGAAAGCAAAAGGAACAAAAGAAGTATGAGAATAGTATTAAGGCTGCTGAGATAAGAGAAGAATTTGAAGGAAAAACTTTTGATGATTTTCAATGGCTAAAGGGCAAGAAAGAAGCTAAGTATGCAGCAATGGACTATGTTGATAATTTTGATTTTTATCAAAGCAAAGGAATTGGATTAACTTTTGTTGGCAAATGTGGAAGAGGTAAAACATTATTAAGCCATATTGTTAGCCAGGAATTACTCAAGAAAGATCATACAGTAGTTAATGTAGTTGCTAAAGAGTTTTATGATGATATTAAAGCTACTTATGATGATCCAGACAAAAAGACATCTGATTTGATAACATCTGCCAAGGAAGTAGATCTTCTAGTTATCGATAATTTAAATGCTCAAAGATTTGGATTTGATGAAATAGATAAATTATTTATTATCATAAATCACAGAATTGAAAACAAGAAGCCTACAATTATCAATTCTACTTGTAGCTTAGATAGTCTAGAAAAGAAATTAGCTCCTGATCATGTAAGCAGGTTGATAGGTAAAAATGGAGATCCAATTCAAATTAGTGGGATCGATATGAGAAAGAAACATGGCGAGGCCATAACTAAATTAAGGCAACAAAATATAGGAAAGTTGAAAAATAAAACAATATAA
- a CDS encoding Lin1244/Lin1753 domain-containing protein, translated as MARPKKSCLDYFSLDVTMDDETNLIIAEYGMEGYGILISMFQTIYGNKGYYHKWTEREQILFSNRVSASKNIVIDVINDCVKWGIFDQEKYSEYQILTSKRIQEHYIDVTYRRAEVEIELDYLVIDKVDRDNIVYTGVSDSKNSPSDKVSDNKSTQSKVSSKVSSKVKDEEEDTHTHEEEEISQKKKDPVFDMYEKVFGRCLSAYQAELLDSYTEDGLTDEIIIMAIEEGGKRDVNGFKWLQTTLNDWLSKELDEPWKIKKYLNERDGPKRGDGVNGKHSSNNSRGFQKGNQHKSEYGKGCLEDPELQEVDVSIDDL; from the coding sequence AATATGGAATGGAAGGTTACGGAATCCTTATATCCATGTTTCAAACAATTTATGGCAACAAAGGCTACTATCATAAGTGGACAGAAAGAGAACAAATACTTTTTAGCAATAGGGTTTCTGCTAGTAAAAACATAGTTATTGATGTAATTAATGATTGTGTAAAGTGGGGAATATTTGACCAAGAAAAGTATTCTGAATATCAGATATTAACCTCTAAGAGGATACAAGAACATTATATAGATGTAACTTACAGGAGAGCAGAAGTCGAAATAGAGCTTGATTATCTAGTCATAGATAAGGTTGATAGAGATAACATTGTGTATACTGGGGTTTCTGATAGCAAAAACTCTCCAAGCGATAAAGTTTCAGATAACAAAAGTACACAAAGTAAAGTAAGTAGTAAAGTAAGTAGTAAAGTAAAAGATGAAGAAGAAGATACGCACACGCATGAAGAGGAAGAAATTTCTCAAAAAAAGAAGGATCCAGTTTTTGATATGTACGAAAAAGTATTTGGAAGATGTTTAAGTGCTTATCAAGCAGAATTATTAGATTCTTATACTGAAGATGGACTAACTGATGAAATTATTATTATGGCCATAGAAGAAGGCGGTAAAAGAGATGTTAATGGATTTAAGTGGCTACAGACTACCCTTAATGATTGGCTAAGCAAAGAGTTAGATGAGCCCTGGAAGATTAAAAAATATCTAAATGAGAGAGATGGACCTAAGAGAGGGGATGGTGTAAATGGAAAGCATAGCTCAAATAATTCAAGAGGATTCCAAAAAGGTAATCAACATAAATCAGAATACGGTAAAGGATGCCTCGAAGATCCAGAACTCCAAGAGGTCGATGTATCAATCGACGACCTCTGA
- a CDS encoding nucleoside triphosphate pyrophosphohydrolase family protein, which yields MEKNELYQKAIDKWGKEEQLKMVAEECLELALAIRHNLRGKTTTADIIEEAADVEIMLEQLREIMRGYLGSHGEVLIDEKKAEKLERLERLLEEEI from the coding sequence TTGGAGAAAAATGAATTATACCAAAAGGCAATTGATAAATGGGGTAAAGAAGAGCAGCTGAAAATGGTTGCAGAAGAATGTTTAGAATTAGCACTAGCAATCAGGCATAATTTAAGGGGCAAAACAACTACAGCAGATATAATTGAAGAAGCTGCAGATGTTGAGATTATGTTGGAGCAATTAAGAGAGATAATGAGGGGATACCTTGGAAGTCATGGAGAAGTTCTTATTGATGAAAAGAAAGCAGAGAAACTGGAGAGATTAGAACGACTATTAGAGGAGGAGATATAA